One Alcaligenes ammonioxydans DNA segment encodes these proteins:
- a CDS encoding aminotransferase class I/II-fold pyridoxal phosphate-dependent enzyme — protein MDTLSGHLEFERLDAFLELATRISFAILARYYKDDAREWEATPDGDHFRDIRQDVDGLGGGRPYFEVLIVAPANSARVERNVQLLRAQRRKEDDFVYEPVVVDNFQDAFCAIAVNSNICAVAIFEGIGFKSKQPVPILDQAMKELDVHFDDSRLALQLAVTLAGYRPELDIYLLSDLRPEEVASDERAKCLRRVLYAVEEPMELHLSILEGVRDRYETPFFDNLKRYASKPVSTFHALPIARGKSVFKSDWIRDMGEFYGLNLFLAESSATTGGLDSLLEPTGNIKKAQERAAKAFGAEHCFFVTNGTSTSNKMVLMAIARPGDIIIVDRNCHKSHHYGMVLGGLLPYYVEAFPMREYSMYGAVPLKNIKRALLKLKKEGKLDRVRAVDLTNCTFDGHVYNTRRVMMECLAIKPDLVFLWDEAWFGFAHWSPFLRPRTAMGAAAYIENWLEDPASLQHYERQQQELGETPSDDELMQANLVPDPRLVRLRVYQTNSTHKSMSAIRQGSMVLVKDVDFYRIEPQLHEAIFTHATTSPNQQLIASIDVARRQMELEGYGLVNNAIQIALDIRSQVNKHPMISRYFRVLGADDMIPPEYRQSNFKDFLAPGTNWDDAVTSIRDDEFFLDPTRITLVCGTAGFDGTQLKQLLADRFDIQLNKTSRNSVLLQSNINNTRSDVAHLIRVLLEITCEVDHQLHKTGDVGRQHFQERVDSLMNDVPDLPNFSHFHESFRQDSNGDVAVEGRIRDAFFLSWEESNCEYVGLNSPECDRRLREGPPMVSAKMVIPYPPGFPILVPGQVISAETIEFMRKLDVKEVHGYEASRGLQLLKV, from the coding sequence ATGGACACCCTGTCTGGCCATCTTGAATTCGAACGTTTGGATGCTTTTCTGGAGTTGGCGACCCGAATCTCATTCGCCATCCTGGCGCGCTATTACAAAGATGATGCGCGCGAGTGGGAGGCCACGCCTGATGGGGACCACTTTAGGGATATTCGTCAGGACGTAGACGGTTTGGGCGGTGGGCGTCCTTACTTTGAAGTGTTGATTGTGGCACCAGCCAATAGTGCTCGCGTCGAGCGCAATGTTCAGCTTTTGCGTGCGCAGCGTCGTAAAGAAGACGACTTTGTGTATGAGCCTGTGGTCGTCGACAATTTCCAGGACGCATTTTGTGCTATTGCGGTAAACAGTAATATTTGTGCGGTTGCCATTTTTGAAGGCATTGGCTTTAAGAGCAAACAGCCAGTTCCTATCCTGGATCAAGCCATGAAAGAGCTTGATGTTCATTTCGACGACAGTCGTTTGGCCTTGCAACTGGCGGTCACCTTGGCGGGCTACCGTCCGGAGCTCGATATTTATTTGCTCTCCGATTTGCGTCCCGAGGAGGTGGCAAGTGATGAGCGTGCCAAGTGTCTGCGCCGCGTACTCTATGCGGTCGAGGAGCCCATGGAGCTGCATTTGTCAATTTTAGAGGGGGTTCGTGATCGGTACGAAACCCCTTTTTTTGACAATCTCAAGCGATATGCCAGCAAGCCTGTCAGCACTTTTCATGCCTTGCCCATTGCCCGCGGTAAATCCGTCTTCAAATCGGACTGGATACGCGATATGGGCGAATTCTATGGCCTGAATCTGTTCTTGGCCGAGTCCTCTGCCACGACTGGCGGCCTGGACAGCCTTCTGGAACCTACGGGCAATATCAAAAAAGCCCAGGAGCGCGCTGCCAAGGCGTTTGGCGCTGAGCATTGTTTTTTCGTTACCAATGGAACCAGCACGTCCAACAAGATGGTATTGATGGCGATTGCGCGGCCCGGCGACATCATTATCGTTGATCGAAACTGCCACAAATCGCACCACTACGGCATGGTTCTGGGCGGGTTGTTGCCCTACTATGTCGAAGCGTTCCCGATGCGGGAGTACTCCATGTATGGTGCGGTTCCGCTCAAGAACATCAAGCGCGCCTTACTGAAGCTGAAAAAAGAGGGCAAGCTGGACAGGGTGCGTGCTGTTGATCTGACCAACTGCACCTTTGATGGTCATGTGTACAACACCCGGCGCGTCATGATGGAATGTTTGGCGATCAAGCCTGATCTTGTCTTTCTTTGGGACGAGGCCTGGTTTGGATTTGCGCACTGGTCGCCGTTCCTGCGTCCCAGAACGGCCATGGGGGCGGCGGCTTACATTGAAAATTGGTTGGAAGATCCGGCGTCGCTGCAGCACTACGAGCGTCAGCAGCAAGAGCTGGGCGAGACTCCAAGCGATGATGAGCTGATGCAGGCCAATCTGGTTCCGGATCCTCGACTGGTTCGCCTGCGGGTATATCAAACTAATTCCACACACAAGTCGATGTCGGCCATTCGCCAAGGTTCCATGGTGCTGGTCAAGGATGTGGACTTTTATCGCATTGAGCCGCAACTGCACGAGGCGATATTCACGCACGCTACAACAAGCCCCAATCAGCAACTTATCGCCTCTATTGATGTCGCTCGCCGCCAGATGGAGCTGGAAGGCTATGGCTTGGTGAACAATGCCATTCAAATTGCCTTGGACATTCGCAGCCAGGTGAACAAGCACCCGATGATTTCGCGTTATTTTCGAGTGCTGGGCGCAGACGACATGATTCCGCCCGAGTACCGCCAGAGCAATTTCAAGGACTTTTTAGCGCCGGGCACGAACTGGGACGATGCCGTCACCAGTATCCGGGACGATGAGTTTTTCCTTGACCCCACCCGCATCACCTTGGTGTGTGGAACGGCGGGTTTTGATGGCACTCAACTGAAGCAGTTATTGGCGGATCGTTTTGATATCCAGCTGAACAAGACATCCCGCAATTCGGTCTTGCTGCAGTCCAACATCAACAATACGCGCAGTGACGTCGCGCATTTAATTCGTGTTTTGTTGGAAATTACCTGCGAAGTGGATCATCAATTACACAAAACCGGAGACGTGGGGCGTCAGCACTTTCAAGAGCGTGTCGATAGCCTCATGAACGATGTTCCTGACCTGCCAAACTTCAGTCACTTTCATGAAAGTTTTCGTCAAGACAGCAATGGCGATGTAGCCGTTGAAGGCAGGATTCGTGATGCATTCTTCCTGAGCTGGGAAGAGAGCAATTGCGAGTACGTGGGTTTGAATAGTCCGGAGTGCGATCGTCGGCTGCGCGAGGGGCCTCCTATGGTGTCAGCCAAGATGGTGATTCCTTATCCTCCCGGTTTTCCTATTCTGGTGCCTGGGCAAGTCATCAGTGCCGAAACCATTGAGTTCATGCGTAAGCTCGATGTGAAGGAAGTGCACGGCTATGAAGCGAGTCGTGGCCTGCAGTTATTGAAAGTTTAA
- the aspT gene encoding aspartate-alanine antiporter, whose product MLIWNWVEQTLRSYPELAIFLALAAGYWVGGRKLGSFSLGSVTGTLLAGVLIGQLDIEISSQIKSVFFIMFLFSVGFGVGPQFVRGVANDGLPQAVFAVVVSCLCLLFVYLAAVLSGYGPGLAAGLLAGSQTISASIGLATNAINRLELSPTEIQAQLDAIPVAYAVTYLFGTLGTGWVIAYLGPKLLGIDLQKECARYEKEMSAGAPEGGIQSAWHQHIVRAYELSTPNFIAGKTVKQAEAMAGERLFLENLRRDGKIIPFDDNTLLQVGDIVAVSGRHEALVDWSNRAEEVADRELLQIPIESIDMVVTSKAANNQTLLELSKRPEARGVYVTRIRRGSMGVDIPVQAQTKLHRGDIVSISGSRKHVEAVIDAFGFADRPTSVTDMVFVGFGIVIGGLVGAIVVPVAGVPITLSTSGGALIAGLVFGWLRSFKPKLGSVPSATLWFMNSVGLNVFIAVVGITAGPTFIHGVKQVGIELFFWGIFATATPMILAPFIGKYIFRFDPAINLGCCGGARTSTASVAMVADVAKSNVPMLGYTVPYAISNTLLTLWGMVIVLLMK is encoded by the coding sequence ATGTTGATTTGGAACTGGGTAGAGCAAACCTTGCGTAGCTACCCTGAGTTGGCCATTTTTTTGGCATTGGCAGCTGGGTATTGGGTAGGCGGAAGAAAACTAGGCAGTTTTAGTCTGGGCTCGGTCACTGGAACCTTGCTGGCGGGCGTGCTGATTGGACAGCTCGACATCGAGATCTCATCGCAGATCAAATCCGTCTTTTTCATTATGTTTTTGTTTTCGGTGGGCTTTGGCGTCGGGCCGCAGTTTGTGCGGGGGGTGGCCAACGATGGTCTGCCTCAGGCAGTGTTTGCCGTTGTCGTGTCGTGCTTGTGTTTATTGTTCGTCTATCTGGCCGCGGTGCTGTCGGGCTATGGCCCCGGCCTGGCAGCCGGTTTACTGGCCGGCTCACAAACGATCTCCGCTTCCATCGGTTTGGCCACCAACGCGATCAATCGACTGGAGTTGTCGCCAACGGAGATACAGGCCCAACTGGATGCCATCCCAGTAGCCTATGCGGTCACCTACTTGTTCGGCACGTTGGGCACCGGCTGGGTCATTGCTTACCTTGGGCCCAAGTTGCTTGGCATTGACCTGCAAAAAGAGTGTGCTCGTTATGAGAAAGAAATGTCGGCCGGAGCCCCCGAGGGTGGCATTCAATCGGCATGGCATCAGCACATTGTTCGTGCTTACGAGCTGAGCACACCGAACTTTATTGCTGGCAAGACGGTTAAACAAGCTGAAGCCATGGCGGGTGAGCGACTTTTCCTGGAGAATCTTCGCCGCGATGGAAAGATAATTCCGTTTGACGACAATACCTTATTGCAAGTGGGCGATATCGTTGCAGTTTCAGGGCGTCATGAGGCCTTGGTTGACTGGTCCAACCGCGCCGAGGAAGTGGCCGATAGGGAGTTGCTGCAAATTCCTATTGAGTCGATTGATATGGTCGTCACGAGCAAGGCGGCAAACAATCAAACATTACTGGAGCTCTCCAAGCGACCCGAGGCACGGGGTGTGTATGTGACGCGTATTCGTCGAGGCTCTATGGGCGTTGATATTCCCGTACAGGCGCAAACCAAGCTGCACCGGGGCGATATTGTCAGCATCAGTGGTAGCCGCAAGCACGTGGAGGCGGTTATTGACGCTTTTGGCTTTGCGGATCGCCCGACCAGTGTGACTGACATGGTGTTTGTTGGCTTTGGCATCGTCATTGGTGGTCTTGTGGGCGCCATTGTGGTGCCGGTGGCAGGGGTGCCCATCACACTGTCCACCTCGGGCGGGGCGCTTATTGCCGGTTTGGTGTTTGGCTGGCTGCGCAGCTTTAAGCCCAAATTAGGCAGCGTCCCCAGCGCCACGCTCTGGTTTATGAACTCCGTAGGGCTGAATGTATTTATCGCTGTCGTGGGGATCACAGCTGGCCCGACGTTTATTCACGGCGTAAAGCAGGTGGGCATAGAGCTGTTCTTCTGGGGCATATTCGCGACAGCAACCCCGATGATTCTTGCTCCTTTTATCGGTAAATATATTTTTCGCTTTGATCCTGCGATTAATTTGGGGTGTTGCGGCGGTGCGCGCACAAGCACTGCCTCGGTGGCGATGGTTGCCGATGTCGCAAAAAGCAATGTGCCGATGCTCGGTTATACGGTGCCGTATGCGATCAGCAATACCTTACTGACCCTTTGGGGCATGGTGATCGTGCTGTTGATGAAATAA
- a CDS encoding porin, protein MKKTILAALLMPALAVPAFAASNVTLYGVVDTGLGYEQWKGDDMKGGAGKRSRFGLYDQGWMGNRWGLMGSEDLGGGLKANFMLESGFDLGTGNLRQGRLFGRQASLGLSGESWGRVDLGRQTTVTSLYVAGVASPFGGNGYQYGVGAAFDSANTVRYDNMVAYQSPEFSGFQFGAGYSFNTNGPQQWDRSGLSGNAINSDEANVKAVSVAMRYTNGPLKAALSFDQARYGSARERGGNLVAAQSGNVSAWNLAASYKFSFATLHAAFGQSRNGYIGGSLQTEQFGPGLHKDLKVNSYALGVTVPAGKAGSVLASWTMADPRSTPRSTDDAKTQHVFSAGYLHNLSKRTSLYAIGSYARNIGYYSDLKSTVATVGVTHRF, encoded by the coding sequence ATGAAAAAAACTATCTTGGCAGCTTTGCTGATGCCTGCACTGGCAGTTCCCGCTTTCGCTGCATCGAATGTGACCTTGTATGGCGTGGTCGATACGGGCCTGGGGTATGAACAATGGAAAGGGGACGACATGAAGGGAGGGGCAGGCAAACGCAGTCGTTTTGGCTTGTATGACCAGGGTTGGATGGGTAACCGCTGGGGGCTGATGGGCAGCGAGGATCTGGGCGGCGGGCTCAAGGCCAACTTCATGCTGGAAAGCGGCTTTGATCTGGGCACTGGCAATCTGCGCCAAGGCCGCTTGTTCGGCCGTCAGGCAAGTCTGGGTTTGAGCGGTGAGTCCTGGGGGCGTGTTGACCTGGGTCGTCAGACGACGGTCACTTCCCTGTATGTGGCGGGGGTAGCCAGCCCGTTTGGTGGCAATGGCTATCAGTACGGCGTGGGGGCGGCATTTGATTCGGCCAATACGGTTCGCTATGACAATATGGTGGCTTATCAGAGCCCCGAGTTCTCCGGTTTTCAGTTCGGTGCGGGTTACTCGTTCAACACCAATGGACCTCAGCAGTGGGATCGCAGTGGTTTGAGTGGCAATGCCATCAACAGCGATGAGGCAAACGTGAAAGCCGTCAGCGTGGCCATGCGCTATACCAATGGTCCCTTGAAAGCCGCGCTGAGCTTTGACCAGGCCCGTTATGGTTCTGCTCGCGAGCGTGGCGGCAATCTGGTGGCGGCCCAAAGCGGGAATGTGAGTGCCTGGAACCTGGCTGCCAGCTACAAGTTCAGCTTTGCGACGCTGCATGCCGCTTTTGGTCAGAGCCGCAATGGGTATATTGGCGGCTCCTTGCAAACCGAGCAGTTTGGTCCCGGCTTGCATAAAGACCTCAAGGTCAACTCCTATGCGTTGGGCGTGACGGTACCGGCAGGCAAGGCAGGTTCTGTGCTGGCTTCCTGGACGATGGCTGATCCACGTTCGACACCGCGCAGCACGGATGATGCCAAGACCCAGCATGTGTTCAGCGCGGGCTATTTGCACAATTTGTCCAAGCGCACCAGCCTGTATGCAATTGGCTCTTACGCTCGCAACATCGGCTACTACAGCGACCTCAAGAGCACGGTTGCCACGGTGGGTGTGACGCACCGGTTCTGA
- a CDS encoding glutamate decarboxylase, protein MPLHAKDDIRNDLLDDVYASTDLSVSMPKYKMPEHEHAPRHAYQVVHDELMLDGNSRQNLATFCQTWVEEEVHKLMDESIDKNMIDKDEYPQTAEIESRCVHMLADLWNSPDAKNTLGCSTTGSSEAAMLGGLALKWAWRKKRSAAGLSTDKPNLVCGPVQICWHKFARYFDVELREIPMEEGRLIMSAEEVLKRVDENTIGVVPTLGVTFTCEYEPVKQVHDALDKLQQDTGLDIPIHVDGASGGFLAPFCAPQLQWDFRLPRVVSINTSGHKFGLAPLGVGWVLWRDAAHLPEELIFNVNYLGGNMPTFALNFSRPGGQIVAQYYNFLRLGKAGYRRIQNACYDTARYLASEIGKLGPFEILFDGDPDKGIPALCWKIKDGANPGFNLYDLADRLRSRGWQVPAYSMPANRQDLVIQRILVRHGVTRDLASLLLDDFRRCLDYFSSHPVAVQGQQDESGGFHH, encoded by the coding sequence ATGCCTCTACACGCCAAGGATGATATCCGCAATGACCTTCTCGATGACGTTTACGCGTCCACCGATTTGTCGGTCTCCATGCCCAAGTACAAAATGCCCGAACATGAGCACGCTCCCAGGCACGCGTACCAGGTAGTCCACGATGAGCTGATGCTCGACGGTAACTCCCGTCAGAATCTGGCGACGTTTTGCCAGACCTGGGTTGAGGAGGAAGTCCACAAGCTGATGGACGAGTCAATCGACAAAAACATGATTGACAAAGATGAGTATCCCCAGACGGCCGAAATCGAGTCACGCTGCGTGCACATGCTTGCTGACTTGTGGAACTCTCCGGACGCGAAGAACACCTTGGGTTGCTCGACCACGGGCTCCTCCGAGGCCGCCATGCTCGGGGGGCTGGCACTTAAGTGGGCATGGCGCAAGAAGCGCAGCGCGGCAGGACTTTCGACCGATAAGCCCAATCTGGTTTGCGGTCCTGTGCAAATTTGTTGGCATAAATTTGCGCGTTATTTCGATGTGGAATTGCGTGAAATTCCCATGGAAGAGGGTCGGCTCATTATGAGTGCCGAAGAAGTATTAAAACGCGTCGATGAAAACACCATTGGTGTGGTGCCCACCTTGGGTGTCACCTTCACCTGCGAGTACGAGCCGGTCAAGCAGGTTCATGATGCCTTGGATAAATTGCAGCAAGACACGGGGCTGGATATCCCGATTCACGTTGACGGTGCCAGTGGCGGGTTTCTGGCTCCCTTTTGTGCCCCTCAATTGCAGTGGGATTTTCGTCTTCCTCGTGTGGTGTCGATAAACACCTCGGGTCATAAGTTTGGGCTTGCCCCCCTGGGGGTAGGTTGGGTGCTCTGGCGTGATGCCGCCCATCTTCCTGAAGAGTTGATATTCAATGTGAACTATTTGGGTGGCAACATGCCGACCTTTGCATTGAATTTTTCCAGGCCTGGCGGCCAGATCGTGGCCCAGTACTACAACTTTTTGCGTCTTGGCAAAGCGGGCTATCGTCGTATTCAGAACGCTTGCTATGACACGGCACGTTATCTTGCGAGCGAGATTGGCAAGTTGGGTCCGTTTGAGATCTTGTTTGACGGTGACCCTGATAAAGGTATTCCAGCCTTGTGCTGGAAGATCAAGGACGGCGCGAACCCGGGTTTCAATCTGTATGACTTGGCCGATCGCTTACGTTCGCGCGGTTGGCAAGTACCTGCGTACTCCATGCCGGCCAATCGCCAGGACCTGGTGATCCAACGCATCCTGGTGCGCCATGGTGTGACGCGTGACCTGGCTTCCCTATTGCTGGATGACTTCCGTCGTTGCCTGGATTATTTCTCCTCCCATCCCGTTGCCGTACAGGGGCAGCAGGACGAGTCTGGCGGTTTTCATCACTAA
- a CDS encoding Na/Pi cotransporter family protein, producing MLDTLFPFLGGLGLFLIGMMLLSEGLVAFAGGSLKQILLAFTGRPIKAFASGALITALAQSSTATTVTLIGFVSAGLISFTQAIGVVIGASLGNTATGWIISGLGLKVNLGFYTLPLIGLGALLKLLAPGRHKELGRALAGFGTLFLGLSMLQDGMQGLAANFSLAHLPAGGYGAHLLIMLTGLALTAVLQSSTAAIAMTLTALDAGAISFDQAAAIVVGASIGTTLTGVLVAIGGTIYAKRTAIAYILFNVIAGLLGLLILPLFLKAMYATGSYINTPPGALGLAAFHSLFIGLGAALCLPFTQPFARWVQKLVPDRAARPPHHLDDSLLQVPALALETTQRTLQEQAQRLLNLYQHSLAMSRPDTAATDLQQIGTVLDQAYEFVLRIPSAADDPAVAAHISALLHAIDHMQRLRGRLQYQPGTDLLDQRYQHARSLASELTTLAQQSLHAQAPVDWQEQMQVRAQSQAQLLDTVRGQLLAAPQGQDDVSRTLRITDTHRWFERSSQHIWRASHYLELARQAKR from the coding sequence ATGCTCGATACTCTTTTCCCCTTTTTAGGGGGACTTGGCCTGTTCCTGATTGGCATGATGCTTCTGTCCGAAGGACTGGTCGCGTTTGCAGGCGGCTCCCTCAAACAGATACTGCTGGCCTTTACCGGTCGCCCCATCAAAGCCTTTGCCTCTGGGGCGCTGATTACGGCACTGGCCCAGTCATCGACAGCCACGACCGTCACCTTGATCGGGTTTGTCAGTGCCGGGCTGATTTCCTTTACACAAGCCATTGGCGTGGTTATTGGTGCCAGCCTTGGCAATACCGCTACCGGCTGGATCATTTCTGGCCTGGGGCTGAAAGTGAATCTGGGTTTTTACACCCTGCCATTAATCGGTCTGGGGGCTTTGCTCAAACTGCTGGCTCCCGGTCGTCACAAGGAACTGGGCCGTGCCCTGGCCGGCTTCGGCACCCTATTTCTGGGCTTGAGCATGTTGCAGGATGGCATGCAAGGTCTGGCGGCCAACTTCAGCCTGGCCCACTTGCCTGCCGGCGGTTATGGCGCTCACTTGTTGATCATGTTGACCGGGCTGGCCCTGACCGCGGTGCTGCAGTCCTCGACAGCGGCCATCGCCATGACCTTGACCGCGCTGGATGCAGGAGCCATCAGCTTTGACCAAGCGGCAGCCATCGTCGTGGGAGCCTCCATCGGCACCACCCTGACTGGCGTTCTGGTCGCTATTGGCGGCACAATCTATGCCAAACGCACAGCCATTGCCTATATCCTGTTCAACGTCATTGCCGGTTTGCTGGGCCTGCTGATTCTGCCGCTGTTTCTCAAAGCCATGTACGCCACCGGCTCTTATATCAATACCCCTCCCGGAGCCCTGGGCCTGGCGGCCTTTCACAGCCTGTTCATTGGCTTGGGCGCCGCCTTGTGCCTGCCCTTTACCCAGCCTTTTGCCCGCTGGGTACAAAAGCTGGTGCCTGACCGGGCTGCTCGCCCCCCGCATCATCTGGACGACAGCCTGCTGCAAGTGCCTGCCCTGGCACTGGAGACCACACAACGCACCTTGCAAGAGCAGGCACAACGTTTGCTGAACCTGTATCAGCACAGTCTGGCCATGAGCCGCCCCGATACGGCAGCAACCGATCTGCAGCAGATCGGGACTGTACTCGATCAGGCTTACGAGTTTGTCTTGCGCATTCCCAGCGCGGCGGATGATCCAGCAGTGGCCGCCCACATCAGCGCGCTTTTGCATGCCATCGATCATATGCAGCGCCTGCGTGGCCGCTTACAGTACCAGCCGGGCACGGATCTGCTGGACCAACGCTACCAGCACGCCCGGAGCCTGGCGTCAGAACTGACTACACTGGCTCAGCAAAGCCTGCATGCACAAGCCCCCGTTGACTGGCAGGAACAAATGCAGGTCCGGGCTCAGTCTCAGGCCCAATTGCTGGATACGGTACGCGGCCAGCTTCTGGCTGCCCCCCAAGGACAGGATGATGTCTCGCGCACGTTGCGAATCACAGATACTCACCGCTGGTTTGAGCGCAGCAGCCAGCACATCTGGCGCGCCAGCCATTACCTGGAACTGGCCCGTCAGGCCAAGCGCTGA
- a CDS encoding DMT family transporter, with translation MQARQGPSAQRSSFLIGLALSGGGSILFSAKAVVAKLTYQYDVTALTVIGFRMLLSLPFFLAIAVWQIRKVRQGKLAALTGRQKLELVVLGFLGYYLASLLDFIGLEYISAGLERLILFLSPTFVLMFSAIFLKRRILPKQWLALALAYLGVGLVFIQDLSLTGDDVLLGALCVLGSAISYAIYLIGSGELLKSIGSTRLVAYAMSFSAVYTLIHFFAVLGWQGLVQPAPVYGLSMIHAVCNTVLPTFMTMWAVERIGAPMSAQMGLIGPVSVLFLANWFLGEPITLMQLLGTAFVLSGAMVLSRR, from the coding sequence ATGCAAGCTCGTCAAGGCCCCAGTGCGCAGCGCAGTTCCTTTTTGATTGGACTGGCGCTCTCAGGGGGCGGCTCTATCCTTTTCTCGGCCAAAGCGGTGGTGGCCAAGCTGACGTATCAATATGATGTCACTGCGCTGACCGTCATTGGGTTTCGGATGCTCCTGTCCTTGCCTTTTTTCCTGGCCATTGCCGTTTGGCAAATCCGCAAAGTGCGACAGGGCAAGCTGGCGGCGTTAACCGGCCGGCAGAAGCTGGAACTGGTGGTGCTGGGTTTTCTGGGCTATTACCTGGCCAGTCTGCTGGATTTTATCGGGCTTGAGTACATTTCGGCAGGACTGGAGCGGCTGATTCTGTTTTTGTCGCCGACCTTTGTGCTGATGTTCTCGGCCATTTTCCTCAAGCGCCGTATTCTGCCCAAGCAATGGTTGGCCTTGGCGCTGGCTTATCTAGGGGTAGGGCTGGTCTTTATACAGGATCTGAGCCTGACAGGTGACGACGTTCTGCTGGGTGCATTGTGTGTGCTGGGCTCGGCTATTTCCTATGCCATCTATCTGATTGGCTCGGGTGAGTTGCTCAAATCCATTGGCTCCACGCGTCTGGTGGCGTACGCCATGTCATTTTCGGCGGTCTACACCCTGATTCACTTTTTCGCCGTGTTGGGCTGGCAGGGGCTGGTGCAGCCTGCGCCGGTCTATGGCCTGTCCATGATTCATGCGGTCTGCAATACGGTCTTGCCCACCTTCATGACCATGTGGGCCGTGGAGCGCATTGGCGCACCGATGAGTGCGCAGATGGGCTTGATCGGGCCGGTCTCGGTACTGTTTCTGGCCAACTGGTTTTTGGGGGAACCCATTACGCTCATGCAATTGCTGGGCACGGCCTTTGTGTTGAGCGGCGCGATGGTTTTGAGCCGCCGCTAG
- a CDS encoding MAPEG family protein: protein MLGIKIGLVVAAFLPWLAAICAKAGGSGFDNHDPRPWLAGLTGWRARANAAQANAFEALPFFFAAVLLALWSGADPLRVQSLMISWIVLRVLYLLMYIMNKAALRSLVWFLAVVVNIWIVFLPVLRT, encoded by the coding sequence ATGCTAGGGATCAAGATTGGTTTGGTGGTAGCGGCTTTCTTGCCTTGGTTGGCCGCCATTTGTGCCAAGGCGGGGGGTTCAGGTTTTGATAATCATGACCCGCGGCCCTGGCTGGCGGGGTTGACAGGCTGGCGGGCGCGCGCCAATGCGGCTCAGGCTAATGCGTTTGAGGCCTTGCCTTTCTTTTTTGCGGCGGTGTTGTTGGCGTTGTGGTCAGGAGCCGATCCTCTGCGTGTGCAAAGTCTGATGATTTCCTGGATTGTGCTGCGTGTTTTGTATTTGCTGATGTACATCATGAACAAGGCAGCCTTGCGCTCCTTGGTCTGGTTCCTGGCCGTCGTGGTCAATATCTGGATTGTATTTTTGCCCGTATTGCGGACTTGA
- a CDS encoding AI-2E family transporter, translating into MSTRPNLQFHTFLLLLAAVSAAFVWILLPFYGAVFWGAVLAILFAPLQRKLLAKTKGRRSLSALISLLIIILIVIIPVILISISLVQQIASLYDLMNSGQLNPGAYLQKILSALPPSVLDFAARFGLHDTASLQEKFSQFAVQGGQFLTKQALNVGQNTFQFLVSLGIMLYMLFFLLRDGVELGRHYRQLIPLSENQKTHLFRKFTTVVRATVKGNIAVAATQGALGGVMFWFLDIQGALFWGVLMAVLSLLPAVGASLIWAPVAIYFFVSGHYVPGIILTTFGIMVIGLVDNLLRPLLVGKDTKIPDYVILISTLGGLSIFGLNGFVIGPLIAAMFIACWDLFPSAISARIEAEDQESTNK; encoded by the coding sequence ATGTCCACCCGGCCAAATCTACAATTCCATACTTTTTTGCTTTTGCTGGCCGCAGTCTCCGCCGCCTTTGTCTGGATACTTCTTCCTTTTTATGGCGCGGTATTCTGGGGAGCGGTGCTGGCCATTTTGTTTGCCCCCCTGCAGCGCAAACTCCTGGCCAAAACCAAAGGCCGCCGTTCCCTGTCAGCCCTGATCAGTCTGCTGATCATTATCCTGATTGTCATTATTCCGGTCATCCTGATCTCTATATCCCTGGTGCAGCAGATCGCCTCCTTATACGATCTGATGAACAGTGGCCAGTTAAATCCCGGAGCCTATCTACAAAAGATCCTCAGTGCCCTCCCCCCCAGCGTCCTTGACTTTGCCGCCCGCTTTGGCCTGCATGACACCGCTTCCCTGCAAGAAAAGTTTTCGCAGTTCGCCGTTCAGGGTGGCCAGTTCCTGACCAAACAGGCGCTCAATGTCGGCCAGAACACCTTCCAGTTCCTGGTCAGCCTGGGCATCATGCTGTACATGCTGTTTTTCCTGCTGCGCGACGGGGTAGAGCTAGGCCGTCACTACCGTCAGTTGATTCCACTGAGCGAGAACCAAAAGACTCATCTTTTCCGCAAGTTCACCACCGTGGTACGCGCCACCGTCAAAGGCAATATTGCGGTGGCCGCCACGCAAGGTGCGCTGGGCGGCGTCATGTTCTGGTTCCTGGATATTCAGGGCGCTCTGTTCTGGGGTGTCCTGATGGCTGTGCTTTCCTTGCTGCCCGCCGTGGGCGCATCGCTGATCTGGGCTCCCGTTGCCATCTACTTTTTCGTCTCGGGGCACTACGTCCCCGGGATTATCCTGACTACTTTTGGCATTATGGTCATTGGGCTGGTCGACAACCTGCTGCGCCCTTTGCTGGTCGGCAAAGACACCAAGATCCCGGACTACGTGATCTTGATCTCCACCCTGGGCGGTTTGTCGATTTTCGGCCTGAACGGCTTTGTGATCGGCCCGCTGATCGCCGCCATGTTCATCGCATGCTGGGATCTGTTTCCCTCGGCCATCAGCGCCCGGATTGAAGCAGAAGACCAGGAAAGCACCAACAAATAA